A window from Spirochaetota bacterium encodes these proteins:
- the yidD gene encoding membrane protein insertion efficiency factor YidD, translated as MKKATIKWQLLVRNFLIILCIITATPLFADFPPWDADVTVANETRVQRRTPTVYNAAQAIGYFFIRMFQVVVSPQDGPNCRFTPTCSEYGRQAVMRYGIIIGGFLSGDRLIRCNPYTIPQHDPVPQHIR; from the coding sequence ATGAAAAAAGCTACTATAAAATGGCAACTATTAGTAAGAAATTTTTTGATTATACTGTGCATTATTACTGCAACCCCCTTATTTGCTGACTTTCCCCCCTGGGATGCTGATGTCACCGTAGCAAATGAAACCCGCGTGCAAAGGCGCACTCCCACTGTTTACAATGCAGCCCAGGCAATTGGCTATTTTTTTATCCGTATGTTTCAGGTTGTTGTATCACCACAGGATGGACCTAACTGTCGCTTCACGCCAACGTGCTCTGAATACGGTAGACAAGCTGTGATGCGCTATGGCATTATTATAGGTGGTTTTCTTTCTGGGGACAGGCTTATACGATGTAACCCATACACCATTCCACAGCACGATCCAGTACCACAGCATATACGGTAA